GCGCGAGCAGTCGCGCCTGGTCGCCTTCAACGCCTCGCTCGACATCAATTGCGCGCTGCTCGTCGACCGCTTGTCGGGACTGCGCAGCGAGCAGCAGCTCACCGCGCAGACCGACGTCGCGAGCGGCCCGCGGCCGCCTTTCGTCGGCGCGCGCTACAAGGACGAAGGCGGGCGGACGTGGCAGGAATTGAACCTTGCCGCGCTCGCTGCGGACGAGGCGTTCCTGCGCATCGTCGGCTGATCGAGTCGATAACCGGATTGACCCAGTAGTACGGAATGACGGGCCGGCTCTCTCCGGCCCGAACACATCGGATAGAGCGAACGAGGAACACCATGAGCTTCCTGAACAAGATCAAAGGTTGGGGCCAGGATCGCAATGCGTCCGAGTCGACGCAGGCCGCGAACCAGCAGGACGGGTCGTTCGACGACGCTTTCGCTCAGCACGGCAACGTGCGCATGCCCGACGCCGCCGGCACGATGCCGCTCGAGGTGCCCACCTTGCAGCAGGGCGGTCATGCCGACTCCTCCATCATCACCGAAGCGGCCCCCTCCGAAATGGCCGACTTCAGCGAGACCCGCATCCAGGCCGGCGAAGCCGCCAACGACATCGGCAGCGGCCTGCCGCTGATCGGCCACCGCCCGGTTGCCGACCAGCAGAAGATCCTCACCGGCATCGTGGCCCTGGGCCTCGCGGGGCTGGTGGCCATGACGGCGATCTCGCTGAACTCGGCGTCCAAGGGCGCCGCACAGGTGGGTGCATCGGGCCAGGCCCTGATGCAGTCGCAGCGGCTTGCCAAGTCGGTGTCGCAGGCGCTGATCGGATCGCCGCAGGCCTTCCCGGAAGTGCGCGAGAGCACCGAGGTGCTGGCGAAGAACGTGCGCGGCCTGAAGAACGGCGACGACAACCTGTCCGCCGCCCCGGCCGGCGTGCAGGAAGCGCTCGACCCGCTGCTGCCGCTCGTCGACCGCGCCGAGAAGAATGCCAACACCGTCATTGCGCAGCAGAAGATCCTGACCCAGGTGGGACAGGCGCTGCGCGCCATCAACCGCCAGTCGTCCGACCTGCTCGAGACGGCCGAGACCATTTCCTCGCTCAAGCTGCAGCAGGAAGCCTCGCCGGCCGAGCTGTCGGCGGTCGGTCAGCTGGTCATGCTGACGCAGCGCATCGGCAAGTCGGCCAACGAATTCCTGACGATGGAAGGCGTGAGCCCCGAGGCCGTGTTCCTGCTCGGCAAGGACTTGAACTCCTTCCGCGAGATCGCGCAGGGCCTGTCCGACGGCAACCAGGAGCTGCGCCTGCCGGGCACGAAAGACCCGCAGACCAAGGAGCGCCTGGTCACGTTGCTCAAGCAGTACGAAGAGACCCGCACGCAGGCGGGCGCCATCCTGGGCAACCTGCAGGGCCTGGTGTCCGCGCGCGAAGCGCAGTCGGCGATCATTGCCGATAGCGAGCCGCTGCGCAAAGGCCTGGAGGTCGTGCAGGAGCGCCTCGGCTCCGAGACTGGTTTCGGCGGCCTCTCGCTGCTCGCGCTGGTCCTGTTCGCCTCGTTGATGGCCGCCGGCGGCGCCGGCTTCCTGAAGCTGTACGTGCGCGACCAGGCCCAGCGTGCCGCGCTCGCCGAGCAGCAGCGCCTCGAGGCCGAGCGCCAGGAGCAGGAGGCCAAGCGCGTGAACGACGCCAACCAGGCCGCCATTCTGCGGTTGATGAACGAACTGCAGACGGTCGCGGAAGGCGACCTGACGCAGCAGGCGACGGTGACGGAAGACATCACCGGCGCCATCGCCGACTCGGTGAACTACACGGTGGAGGAGCTGCGCACGCTGGTGTCGCAGGTGCAGGGCACAGCCGGCCGCGTGACGGAGACGATGCAGCAGGTGGAAGCCACTTCCACCGAGCTGCTGGCCGCCTCCACCGAACAGCTGCGCGAGATCCGCGACACCGGCGAGTCGGTGCTGCAGATGGCGGGCCGAATCAACGAGGTGTCCGCGCAAGCGCAGGAAACGGCCCAGGTCGCGCGCCAGTCGCTGGATGCGGCCGAGACCGGTCTGCGCGCGGTGCAGAACACCATCGGCGGCATGAACTCCATTCGCGACCAGATCCAGGAAACCTCCAAGCGCATCAAGCGGCTGGGCGAGTCGTCGCAGGAGATCGGCGAAATCACCGAGCTGATTTCCGACATTACCGAGCAGACGAACGTGCTGGCGCTGAACGCGGCCATCCAGGCCGCCTCGGCCGGTGAAGCGGGCCGGGGCTTCTCGGTGGTTGCCGAAGAAGTGCAGCGGCTGGCCGAGCGCTCCGGCGACGCGACGCGTCAGATCGCCGCGCTGGTGAAGACCATTCAGACCGACACCCAGGACGCGGTGGCCGCCATGGAGCGCTCGACGCAGGGCGTGGTCGAAGGTACCAAGCTGACCGACGCGGCGGGTGCCGCACTGGGCGACATCGACCGCGTGTCGCGCCAGCTTGCCGACCTGATCGCGCAGATCTCGAACCAGGCGCTGTCGGAAGCGCAATCCGCCAACGTCGTGGCCGCAAACATCCAGCACATCTTCGCGGTGACCGAGCAGACCGGCGAAGGCACGCGCTCCACGGCGCAGATGGTGCGCGAGCTGTCGAAGACGGCTGAAGAACTGAAGCAGTCGGTGGCGCGATTCAAGATCGACTGACGCTGCGCGGGCGCGGTGTCGTGCCCATTGCGTCGCCAACGCTGACCTGAATACCAAGGGCACTGATGGAAAGCACCCGCAACACCGAAGGCACCGGCGACGATCTGAGCGCCCTGGCCTGGGTCCAGGAAGAACTGCGCCGCTCGCTCGACGCCGCGCACAAGGCGCTGCGCCGCTTCGTGAAGGAAGCCGAGGCGCTCCACGGCTCCGACGTCGACGTGGTCGACCCGTCGGTGCTGCGCACGGCGCGCCAGCAGATCCACCAGGGTGTCGGCGCGCTCGAGCTGGTGGGCCTGCCGGCCGCCGCCACGGTGCTCCGCGGCTGCGAAGCCGCGGTGCAGCGCTTCGTCGCCAAGCCGCACAAGCTCACCAGCCAGCTCGTCGACGACCTGGAGCACGCGTCGTTCGCGCTGCTCGACTACATCGCCCGCATGCTGGCCGGCAAGCCGGTGTCGCCGCTGGCCATGTTCCCCCAGTACCGCGCGGTGCAGGAAGCCGCCGGCGCCGATCGCGTGCATCCGGCCGACCTGTGGCCGACCGACTGGCAGTGGCACGAGCTTCCCGGTATCGGCAACGTCGCGCCTCGCTTCCCCGACGCCGCGACGCGCGCCGTGATGGAGCAGCAGATGCTGCCGCTGATGCGCGGCAGCGCGCCGTTGGCCGCCATGCGCATGAGCGACCTGTGCGAGTCGCTCGCCGCCGGGTCCATGTACCCGCACACCGTGACGCTGTGGCGCCTGGCCGCAGCGGTGTTCGAGGCGCAGGCGCAGGGCCTGCTCCAGTCCGATGTCTTCGTGAAGCGCATCGCGTCGCGCCTGCTGGCGCAGCTGCGCATCGTCGAACGCGGCGACGCCGACGTGTCCGAGCGCCTGGCCCAGGACCTGCTCTTCTTCTGCGCGCAGGCCGCATCACCCGGCGATGGAAAGAAGGCCCCGCGCCTTGCTTCGGTGCGGCAGGCCTACGGCCTCGCGTTCCACACGCCAGTCGAGTATGCGGCCAGCGTGCTCGGCAAGTACGACCCGGCATGGGTCGCCCAGGCGCGCAAGCGCGTGTCGGCGGCCAAGGAGTCGTGGTCGGCGGTGGCCGGCGGCGAGATGCATCGCATGAGCGGCTTGACCGAGCAGTTCTCGCTGGTCGGCGATTCGCTGAAGCGGCTGTTCCCGCAGGGCGAGACGATGGCCGCCGAGCTGCAACAGGCCGTCGCGACGACGCAGCAAGGCGGCGCCGCCCCGAGCGCGCCGCTCGCGATGGAGGTCGCGACCAGCCTGCTGTACGTCGAGGCTTCGCTCGAGGACGCCGAGTTCGACACGCCCGAGCAGGCGCAGCGCGTCACCCGCCTGGCCGAGCGCATCGCGTCGGTGCGACAGGGCGGGACACCCGCCCCGCTCGAAGGCTGGATGGAGGATCTGTACCGCCGCGTGTCCGATCGCCAGACGATGGGCAGCGTCGTGCAGGAGCTGCGCGTCTCGCTGTCGGAGGCAGAGAAGCTGATCGATCAGTTCTTCCGCAATCCGGCCGACCGCAACGTGCTCATTCCGGTGCCCAACCAGCTCTCCGCGATGCGCGGCGTGCTGTCGGTGCTCGGCATGGAACAGGCCTCGGCAGCGCTGCTGCGCATGCGCGACGAGGTGGACGGCATGGTGTCCACCGAAGTCGATCCGCAGCGTGTCGCGCAAGCCGGCGTCTTCGATCGCCTCGCCGGAAATCTGGGCGCGCTCGGCTTCCTGATCGACATGCTGAGCGTGCAGCCGCAGCTCGCGAAATCACTGTTCGTCTACGACGCCGCACAAGGCACGCTGAGCCCGCTGATGGGCCGCACGGCCGAGCGTGTGTCCGCCGAGACCGCCGCACCGGCGGCGGTGGAGGCGCGCCTGATCGAGCAGGCGCAGATGCTGGCCTTCAGCGCGGTGCGTGAAGACGTGCCGGTGGAAGAGGTCTCGCGCGAGCTCGAGAAGCTTTCGCAGGAAGCGCAGGCCGCCGATCAGCCGGCGCTGGCAGCCGCGGTCAGCCATGCGCAGGAAGGACTGCTGCAGGCTCACGGCAATCTCGACGACATCGCCTCGGTGCGCGGCGAGCTGTCCGAGGCCCTGGTCGACTTCGTCGCCACGGCCACCGGTCCGGTGGGCCTGGAGCCCGCGCCGGCGCCTGCCGTCACGCCGCCCGCTGAAGCCACGATCGACCTCGCCGAAGACGACGAAATGCGCGAGATCTTCCTCGAGGAAGCGCGCGAGGTCGTGCAGGCCGCGCAGGCCGCCGGCCGCGATCTGGCGGATGCGCCGACCGACCTGGGACAGCTCACCACGGTCCGCCGCGCGTTCCACACGCTCAAGGGCAGCTCGCGCATGGTCGGCCTGAAGGCCTTCGGCGAAGCAGCGTGGGCGTGCGAGCAGCTCTACAACGCTCGCCTGGCCGAGCAGCAGCCGGCAGACGAGGAGCTGCTGAAGTTCACCGCCTGGTCGCTGGACTACCTCGGCGGATGGGTCGAGGACATTGCCCGCCGCGCCGACGGCGGCCGCGACCCCAAGCTCATCGAAAGGGCGGCGCTCGCGCTGCGCGAGCCTTCGGCTGCTGCTTCCACGCCGGCGCCTGCTTCCGCCGAGCCGCCTGCGCAGGCCTTGCCGGTGCCCACGGTCGAGGAGGCCGCGTTCGAGCTGCCCCTGCTGCCCGAGGTGATCGAGGAGGTGGTGCCGGCCGCGCCGGTCATCGAGCCGATTGCGTTGGCGCTGCCGGCGGATCTGCCGAGCGCCGAGGACCTCGACCTCACGCTGCCGCCCGCGGCGCCGGCCGCCGCGCCCGCAGAACCGGTGGCGTTCGAGCTCGACCTGTCCAAGTTCGACTTGCCGTTCGATGCGTCGCCCGCGCCGGCGGTCCCGGCCGAGGCGCTCGATATCGACTTCGGCGCTCCGCAGATGTCCGCGCCATTCGAGGCGCCGCCGGTCGAAGCAGCTGAATCGATCGAGCTGATCGACATCGACCTCGGCGGCTCCGCGCAGCCGCCGGCCTCGTTGATCCAGAGCCTGTTGCCGTCCGCTTCCGATGCCACCGCCGAAGGCGTGCTGCAGGAAGGCATCGATTCGTCGGAAGAGATCGCAGCGCCGGCCGAGGCACCGGCCGCGCCCGCCGAAGCCGCCGCCCCGGCGGAAGAGGAGCAGGTGAAGGTCGTCGGACCGCTGCGCATCGGCATTCCCCTGTTCAACATCTTCCTCAACGAGGCCGACGAGCTGTCGCGCCGCCTGACCACCGAGGTCGCCGAGTGGGCGATGGAACTGCACCGGCCGGTGGGCGAGACTGCCATCGCGCTGGCGCACTCGCTGGCCGGCAGCTCCGCCACCGTGGGCTTCTCCGACCTCTCGCAGCTGTCGCGCACGCTCGAACATGCCCTGATGCGCACCGAGGCGATCGGCCACGGCACGCAGGACGAAGGACGCCTGTTCGTCGATACCGCCGAGGAGATCCGGCGCCTGCTGCACCAGTTCGCCGCCGGCTTCCTGAAGGAGCCGTCGTCCGAGCTGCTGCATCGACTGGCCGACCACGAAGTCAGTTCGGCGCGCCGCCTGGATGCGGTGTCGGCAGAGAGCGGTGCGGCCGACCTGACCGAGGTGGACATCCCGATCGACGCCGCGGCGGAGCCCGACGTCGATGCGACCGTGCCTTTGCATGGTCCCGCCGTGGCGCCGCAGGGGCAATCCGCAGCGGCCGCGTTCGTTCCACCCGCTGTGCCGGAACCGCTGGTGCTCGAGAGCGGCTTCGGTGGGCTGGGCGCCGCCGAGTTCAAGCCCTTCACCGCGTTGCCGGTGGAGGCCGTGCGTGCGGCCGCGGCGCCGGCGCATGAGGTCGAGGACATCGACGACGACATCGACGCGGTCGATGCGGTCGATCCCGACCTCTTCCCCATCTTCGAGGAAGAGGGCCAGGAGCTGCTGCCCAAGCTCGAGTCGCAGCTTCGCGATTGGGCGCGGCGTCCGGGCGAAACGCAGCACGCGTCGGCGTGCATGCGCACGCTTCACACGCTGAAGGGCGGTGCCCGGCTCGCCGGTGCGATGCGCCTGGGCGAGATGGCGCACCGGCTGGAAACCGCCATCGAGGAGCTGCTGCGCCAGGAATCGCCGCACGCCTCCGACGTCGAGGCGTTGCACAACCGCTCCGACGCGCTGTCGCACACCTTCGAAGCGCTGCGCAAGCGCGATGCCGCGGCCTATGCCGAAGCCGTTGCCACGGTCGAAAGCCAGATGGGCGGCCTCGACGATGCGGCCGTGCCGGTGGTCGAAGCCGCACCCGAGCCGGTGGCCGAAGCCGCCCCCGAGCCGGTGGCCGAGGCACCGGTCGTCATCGAGCCGACCCCCGCCGAGCCGACCCGCACCGAGCCGACCGCTGCCGCCGAAGAAGCGGTCGATCCGACTGCCGAAGAGGCGCCTGCCGCGCCGCTGGTGGCCCTCAACCTTCCCGAGATCGACTGGTCTCGTTTCAGCGGCCACAGCGCTGTGCCCAAGCAGGTCGCCGCCGACCGCGCCGCGGCCGCCCAGTCGGCGGTGCGGGTGCGTGCGCCGCTGCTCGACCGTCTCGTCAACCAGGCCGGCGAAGTCTCCATCACGCGCTCGCGCATCGAGGTGGAAGTCAGCCAGATCAAGGGTTCACTGAGCGACCTGACCGACAACCTGGAACGCCTGCGCCAGCAGCTGCGCGACATCGAGCTGCAGGCCGAGACGCAGATGAGCTCCCGGCTGGAGGCCGCCAAGGCCGCGGCCCAGTCGTTCGACCCGCTGGAGTTCGACCGCTTCACGCGCTTCCAGGAGCTGACGCGCATGATGGCCGAGTCGGTGAACGACGTGGCCACGGTGCAGCGCACGCTGCAGCGCACGCTGGAAAGCACCGAGGACGAGCTGGCGGCGCAGGCGCGGCTGACGCGCGACCTGCAGGACGATCTGCTGCGCACCCGCATGGTGGAATTCGAGGGCCTGTCCGATCGCCTGTACCGCGTCGTGCGACAGGCCGCCAAGGAGACCGGCAAGCACGTGCGGCTGGACATCGTCGGTGGCTCGATCGAAGTCGACCGCGGCGTGCTGGACCGCATGACCGGCGCCTTCGAGCACCTGCTGCGCAACAGCGTCACCCACGGCATCGAGTCGCCGGAGCAGCGCACCGCGGCCGGCAAGGACGCCACCGGTTCGATCATCGTCTCGCTGAGCCACGAGGGCAACGAAGTCGGCGTGGAGTTCCGCGACGACGGCGCCGGCCTGAGCCTCGATCGCATCCGCGACAAGGGCGTCGCGATGGGCCTGCTGGAGCCCGGCCAGAGCTACAGCGATGGCGAGCTCGCCAACCTCATCTTCACGTCGGGCTTTTCCACTGCCGACAAGGTGACCGAGCTCGCGGGCCGCGGCATCGGCATGGACGTGGTCCGCGCCGAAGTCAACGCAATGGGCGGACGCATCGAGACCGCCACGGCCGCCGGGCAGGGCACCAGCTTCAAGCTCGTGCTGCCGCTGACCACCGCCGTCACGCAGGTGGTGATGCTGCGCGTGGGCGACGCCACGGTCGCCGTGCCTTCCACGCTGGTGGAGATCGTGCGCCGCGCCAAGCCCGAGGAGATCGAGCAGGCCTACAGCACGGGGCAATTCACCGTCGGCGACCGCGCCCTTCAGTTCTTCTGGCTTGGCTCGCTCCTGCAGCTGTCGGCGCGCAGCACGGAAGCGGCGCAGCGCACGCGCCAGGTCGTCATCATCCGAAGCGCGCAGCAGCGCATCGCGATCCACGTGGACGAAGTGCTTGGCAACCACGAAGTGGTGGTGAAGAACCTCGGGCCACAGCTGTCGCGCATGCCCGGCCTGGCCGGCATGACGCTGCTGGCTTCCGGTGCCGTCGCGCTGATCTACAACCCGGTGGCGCTGGCCACGCTGTACGGCGCGCAGGCCCGTGCCGCCACCGTGGCAGCGCTGCACGCACCGACACCCGAACTGGCGCAGCCGGTGGTCGTGGAGACCGCGCGGGCGCAGTCTCCGCTGGTGCTGGTGGTCGACGATTCGCTGACGGTGCGCCGGGTCACCCAGCGTCTGCTGGTGCGCGAAGGCTATCGCGTCTCGCTGGCCAAGGACGGCCTGGATGCGCTGGAGCGGCTGGCCGAGGAGAAGCCGTCGATGGTGCTGTCGGACATCGAGATGCCGCGCATGGACGGCTTCGACCTGGTGCGCAACATCCGCGGCGATGCTCGGCTGCGCGACCTGCCCGTGATCATGATCACCTCCCGCATCGCGCAGAAGCATCGCGACTATGCGGCCGAGCTGGGCGTCGACCACTACCTCGGCAAGCCCTACTCCGAAGAAGATCTGCTCGCGCTGATCGGACGCTACACTGCCCACGCCCAGGCCGTCTGACGGCGCTAGAAGAAGCAGTGCAACGAACTTCATGTCCGAACTGGTCGAGCATCTCGCGGAGTTGACAGGGTTTCGCGACCGTGACGTCCTCGACGTCACGCTCGCCGGCGCATTCCGCGATTTGCTGCACCCCCGCTCGGTCGCGATCTACCGCATGGTCGGCGACGGCGACAACAAGCGCTGGCTCACCCGGGCTCGACTGAGCGAGAGCGACGCGGTGGCCACGGCCGACCCGGTCTGGGTCGATCTCGACAGCCTGCCCGCGCTGTCGCAGCACCCGGCCCGCTGCGAAGCCCTGACGGGGCAGACCGTGGTGACGCACGAAGGCGGTGCCGGCCTGGCGGTGTTTCCCCTGGCCACCGACCGCGAGGTGGTCGGCGTGCTCGAGCTCGTCACGGAAGGTCCTCTGCAGGCCGAGGCGCAGCGCATGGTGTGCAGCATCCTGCGCATCTACCGCAATTTCCAGGGCCTGCTCGACTACAGCGAACGGGACACCCTGACCGGCCTGCTCAATCGCAAGACCTTCGACGAGAGCTTCCTCAAGATTTCGTCGATGCTTCCGGCGCCGTCGCCCAGCAACGACCCACGCCGCGCCGCGGGTCCGGGCAGCCGCTACTGGCTCGGCATGATCGACATCGATCATTTCAAGACCGTCAACGACAGCTACGGCCACCTGATCGGCGACGAGGTGCTCCTGCTGTTGTCGCGCCTGATGCGAAGCAGCTTCCGCTTCCACGACCGGCTGTACCGCTTCGGCGGCGAGGAATTCGTCGTGCTGATGCGCTGCGACACCGATACCGACGCCAAGCGCGCCTTCGAACGCCTGCGCTCCAACACGCTGGCTTACTCTTTTCCCCAGGTCGGGCACATCACCGTCAGCATCGGCTTCTCCGAGCTGCGCTCCGGCGACTCGCCCAGCTCCGCGATCGAGCGCGCCGACAAGGCGGTCTACTGGGCGAAGACGCACGGCCGCAACCAGGTGCAGAGCCACGCCGAGCTGATCGCGCGCGGCGAGCTCGAGGTCTCGGAGAAGATCGGCGACGTCGAGCTGTTCTAGCCGACGACGGCGTAGCGCTGCAGGGTTCTCTCCCGCGCCTCCTCGTGCATCACGATCGGTGGCGTATAGCCGTCGACGGCCACCCCGGCCTCCCATGGCGCATGGACCAGCGTGTCGGGCAGTGATGCGAGCTGCGGCAGGTAGCGCCGGATGAACTTGCCCTGCGGGTCGAAGCGGCGGCTTTGCAGCACCGGGTTGAAGATGCGAAACCACGGCTGCGCGTCGCAGCCGGTGCCCGCCGCCCACTGCCAGCCGCCATTGTTCGACGCGAGCTCGTAGTCGATCAGGTGATCGGCGAAGTACTGCTCGCCGCGGCGCCAGTCGATGCCGAGGTCCTTCACGAGAAAGCTCGCCGTCACCATGCGCAGCCGGTTGTGCATGTAGCCGGTGCCGTTGATCTGCGCCATCGCCGCGTCGACCAGCGGATAGCCCGTTCGGCCCTCGCACCAGGCCGCGAACAGCGTGTCGGCGCGCTGGCCTCGCTCCCAGCGGATCGCGTCGTATGCAGGCTTGAAGGCGCGGCCGACGACGTGCGGATGGTGGTGCAGCAGCTGCTGGTAGAACTCGCGCCAGATCAGCTCCGACAGCCACACTGCCGCGCCGCGCGATCCCGCCTGCATGCGCTCCCAGGCCTCGCGCACGAGCCTGCGTACCGAGATCGTGCCGAAGCGCAGGTGCACGGACAGGTAGCTCGGCCCCTTCCGCGCCGGGAAATCGCGTGCGGTGTCGTAGTCGTCGATGCGGTGCAGGAAGTCGACGAGCAGCGCATGGGCGCCGTCCGAGCCGGCCGGCAGCCGCAGCGCGTGCAGGTTCGTCGTCTCGAAGCCGATCGCCTGCAGCGTGGGAGGCGGCGCCGCGAGCTCGGGCGGTACCGCCGCCAGCGCCGAGGCATGCCTGGCGACCGTGTGGGGCTCGAGGCGGTAGGTATCGAGCTGCTTCAGCCAGGCCTTCTTGTAAGGCGTGAAGACGCTGTAGGGGCGACCGCCGGCCGTCAACAGCTCGCTGCGCTCGAACACCACGTGGTCCTTGCTCGTGTGGAAGGCGATCCCGGCGTCCGCCAGCGCGCCGCGCACCGCGGCATCGCGTTCGAGCGCTGCGGGGTCGTCGTCGTGGTTGGCATAGACGGCCTGGACTTGCAGCATCCGCGCCAGGCGCGGGATCTCCTCGCGCGCGACGGCGTGGCGGACGATGAGCCCGGCGTGTCCACCCTGCGCCGCGGCCAGCGCCGCGATCTGCGCGTCCAGGTCGGCGAGGCTGTCGACGATGAACTCGACGCGCCGGTCCGCGCGCAGCCCGCGCTGCAGCAGCGGATCGAGGATGTGTCGGTCGAGCACGAACACGCACCACACGCGGCGCGCGGCCCGCAGCGCATGCGACAGCGCGGCATGGTCGTCGGCACGCAAGTCGCGGCGAAACCAGACCATCGCGGCACCCAGCGCATCGTCCATGCCGTCCAGTCTGCCGCAGGAATAAAATGCGCGCATGTCCTCCGGCGGTATCAACCTCACCAACCACTTCCTGATCGCCATGCCGGGTCTGGCGGGCGACATGTTCGCCGGCAGCGTCATCTACCTGTGCGAGCACACCGACAAGGGTGCGCTGGGACTGGTGATCAACAAGCCGATCGACATCAAGCTGAAGAACCTGTTCGAGAAGGTGGAGCTCACGCTCGACCGCGACGACCTGGCCGAGGAGCCGGTGTTCTTCGGCGGCCCGGTGCAAACCGAGCGTGGCTTCGTGCTGCACGAAAGGCTGGACGGCGACGGCGGCCACTACAACTCGTCGCTGCAGATTCCAGGCGGCCTCGAGATGACCACCAGCAAGGATGTGCTGGAGGCGCTGTCGCACGGCGCGGGTCCGAAGAAGGTGCTGGTCACCCTCGGCTACAGCGGCTGGGGCGCCGGTCAGCTCGAAGACGAGATGAAGCGCAACAGCTGGATCAACGTCGGCGCGCAGCCGGAGATCATCTTCGACACGCCGGTCGAGCAGCGCTACGACAGGGCGCTGTCCCTGCTGGGCATCGACCCGCGCATGCTGAGCCAGGAGGCGGGACACGCATGAGCGCGTTGCCGCCCATGCCTTCCGCTCACCGCACCTTCCTCGCTTTCGATTTCGGCACGCACCGCGTGGGCGTGGCATCGGGCAACACCGTGACGCGCACCGCGCAGCCGCTGCGCACCATCGCTGCCACCGGTGCGCCGCGCTTCGACACCATCGCCCGGCTCGTGGCCGAGTGGAAACCCGATGCGCTGGTCGTCGGCGTGCCCTTTCACCCGGACGGCGCGGCACACGACAATACCGGGCGCGCGCGGCGCTTCGCGCGCCAGCTGCACGGCCGCTTCCACCTCCCCGTGCACGAGGTCGACGAGCGGTACACGACCACCGAGGCGCAAGCGGCGGGCGCGGCCGACGCCGATGGGGCGGCGGCGGCCATCATCCTCGAGCAATTCTTGAGAACCTTGCCATGAGCACTCTTCACCTCGACGCCGAAGCGCTGTACCGCGACCTGGTCGGCGGCGTGCGCAGCCTGCTGCAGGACAACGCGGCGCTGGTCGGCATCTGGTCCGGCGGCGCCTGGCTTGCCGAGCGCCTGCAGCGCGAGCTGAAGCTCGACGGCGAGCCGGGCGTCATCTCCAGCGCGCTGCACCGCGACGACTTCGACAAGCGCGGCCTCACCGCGGGCGCCGGCCAGACCCGCCTGCCCTTCGAGGTGGAGGGCCGCCACATCGTGCTGATCGACGACGTGCTCTACACCGGGCGCACGACGCGCGCGGTGA
The Piscinibacter sp. XHJ-5 DNA segment above includes these coding regions:
- a CDS encoding methyl-accepting chemotaxis protein, whose translation is MSFLNKIKGWGQDRNASESTQAANQQDGSFDDAFAQHGNVRMPDAAGTMPLEVPTLQQGGHADSSIITEAAPSEMADFSETRIQAGEAANDIGSGLPLIGHRPVADQQKILTGIVALGLAGLVAMTAISLNSASKGAAQVGASGQALMQSQRLAKSVSQALIGSPQAFPEVRESTEVLAKNVRGLKNGDDNLSAAPAGVQEALDPLLPLVDRAEKNANTVIAQQKILTQVGQALRAINRQSSDLLETAETISSLKLQQEASPAELSAVGQLVMLTQRIGKSANEFLTMEGVSPEAVFLLGKDLNSFREIAQGLSDGNQELRLPGTKDPQTKERLVTLLKQYEETRTQAGAILGNLQGLVSAREAQSAIIADSEPLRKGLEVVQERLGSETGFGGLSLLALVLFASLMAAGGAGFLKLYVRDQAQRAALAEQQRLEAERQEQEAKRVNDANQAAILRLMNELQTVAEGDLTQQATVTEDITGAIADSVNYTVEELRTLVSQVQGTAGRVTETMQQVEATSTELLAASTEQLREIRDTGESVLQMAGRINEVSAQAQETAQVARQSLDAAETGLRAVQNTIGGMNSIRDQIQETSKRIKRLGESSQEIGEITELISDITEQTNVLALNAAIQAASAGEAGRGFSVVAEEVQRLAERSGDATRQIAALVKTIQTDTQDAVAAMERSTQGVVEGTKLTDAAGAALGDIDRVSRQLADLIAQISNQALSEAQSANVVAANIQHIFAVTEQTGEGTRSTAQMVRELSKTAEELKQSVARFKID
- a CDS encoding Hpt domain-containing protein, producing MESTRNTEGTGDDLSALAWVQEELRRSLDAAHKALRRFVKEAEALHGSDVDVVDPSVLRTARQQIHQGVGALELVGLPAAATVLRGCEAAVQRFVAKPHKLTSQLVDDLEHASFALLDYIARMLAGKPVSPLAMFPQYRAVQEAAGADRVHPADLWPTDWQWHELPGIGNVAPRFPDAATRAVMEQQMLPLMRGSAPLAAMRMSDLCESLAAGSMYPHTVTLWRLAAAVFEAQAQGLLQSDVFVKRIASRLLAQLRIVERGDADVSERLAQDLLFFCAQAASPGDGKKAPRLASVRQAYGLAFHTPVEYAASVLGKYDPAWVAQARKRVSAAKESWSAVAGGEMHRMSGLTEQFSLVGDSLKRLFPQGETMAAELQQAVATTQQGGAAPSAPLAMEVATSLLYVEASLEDAEFDTPEQAQRVTRLAERIASVRQGGTPAPLEGWMEDLYRRVSDRQTMGSVVQELRVSLSEAEKLIDQFFRNPADRNVLIPVPNQLSAMRGVLSVLGMEQASAALLRMRDEVDGMVSTEVDPQRVAQAGVFDRLAGNLGALGFLIDMLSVQPQLAKSLFVYDAAQGTLSPLMGRTAERVSAETAAPAAVEARLIEQAQMLAFSAVREDVPVEEVSRELEKLSQEAQAADQPALAAAVSHAQEGLLQAHGNLDDIASVRGELSEALVDFVATATGPVGLEPAPAPAVTPPAEATIDLAEDDEMREIFLEEAREVVQAAQAAGRDLADAPTDLGQLTTVRRAFHTLKGSSRMVGLKAFGEAAWACEQLYNARLAEQQPADEELLKFTAWSLDYLGGWVEDIARRADGGRDPKLIERAALALREPSAAASTPAPASAEPPAQALPVPTVEEAAFELPLLPEVIEEVVPAAPVIEPIALALPADLPSAEDLDLTLPPAAPAAAPAEPVAFELDLSKFDLPFDASPAPAVPAEALDIDFGAPQMSAPFEAPPVEAAESIELIDIDLGGSAQPPASLIQSLLPSASDATAEGVLQEGIDSSEEIAAPAEAPAAPAEAAAPAEEEQVKVVGPLRIGIPLFNIFLNEADELSRRLTTEVAEWAMELHRPVGETAIALAHSLAGSSATVGFSDLSQLSRTLEHALMRTEAIGHGTQDEGRLFVDTAEEIRRLLHQFAAGFLKEPSSELLHRLADHEVSSARRLDAVSAESGAADLTEVDIPIDAAAEPDVDATVPLHGPAVAPQGQSAAAAFVPPAVPEPLVLESGFGGLGAAEFKPFTALPVEAVRAAAAPAHEVEDIDDDIDAVDAVDPDLFPIFEEEGQELLPKLESQLRDWARRPGETQHASACMRTLHTLKGGARLAGAMRLGEMAHRLETAIEELLRQESPHASDVEALHNRSDALSHTFEALRKRDAAAYAEAVATVESQMGGLDDAAVPVVEAAPEPVAEAAPEPVAEAPVVIEPTPAEPTRTEPTAAAEEAVDPTAEEAPAAPLVALNLPEIDWSRFSGHSAVPKQVAADRAAAAQSAVRVRAPLLDRLVNQAGEVSITRSRIEVEVSQIKGSLSDLTDNLERLRQQLRDIELQAETQMSSRLEAAKAAAQSFDPLEFDRFTRFQELTRMMAESVNDVATVQRTLQRTLESTEDELAAQARLTRDLQDDLLRTRMVEFEGLSDRLYRVVRQAAKETGKHVRLDIVGGSIEVDRGVLDRMTGAFEHLLRNSVTHGIESPEQRTAAGKDATGSIIVSLSHEGNEVGVEFRDDGAGLSLDRIRDKGVAMGLLEPGQSYSDGELANLIFTSGFSTADKVTELAGRGIGMDVVRAEVNAMGGRIETATAAGQGTSFKLVLPLTTAVTQVVMLRVGDATVAVPSTLVEIVRRAKPEEIEQAYSTGQFTVGDRALQFFWLGSLLQLSARSTEAAQRTRQVVIIRSAQQRIAIHVDEVLGNHEVVVKNLGPQLSRMPGLAGMTLLASGAVALIYNPVALATLYGAQARAATVAALHAPTPELAQPVVVETARAQSPLVLVVDDSLTVRRVTQRLLVREGYRVSLAKDGLDALERLAEEKPSMVLSDIEMPRMDGFDLVRNIRGDARLRDLPVIMITSRIAQKHRDYAAELGVDHYLGKPYSEEDLLALIGRYTAHAQAV